The Hymenobacter monticola genomic interval TGGATTCTTTGTGCCGGTGTAAGGCCTGGTATAGCAGGCCCGCCAGCGCATCCACCACGGCGCTCACCAGGAGTGCCTTGGCGGGGAACCACCGGTGCACAGTTTCGGGGGGTAGATAGAGGGAGTCCGCCAGGTCATCCAGCGAAACCGAGGTGAGGCCCTGCTGTAAGTACAGCGCCTGCGCCGCGGCAACAATGCGCGCCCGCTCATCGGTGGCCGATGGCTCCGCAAATCCGGACAGCGTATTCATAGTGGCGGGCATAGTGAAAGAATAACGAGCTGATGCGCAGCCGGGAATCGGCTGCGCATGGCTGGCCCTGCGGCGGACCGGTGCTGGAACTAATTGTTGCCCGCCTGGCGGGTCCAGGTTTCCTTGTGGGCCGTCATGCCCATGGCCTTCACGCGCATCTCCAGGGTTTTGGGCCCCGTCAGGCTCAGGGTCGTTTTGTAGTCCTTGCCCGATTTGGGGTCGAGCACCACGCCGCTCAGCTCATCACCATCGGGCTTCAGGTCCTTCAGCAGGTAGGTATTGAGCAGGGCTTTCTTCTTGGGGTCGCTGGCGGACTTGCGGAAAGCCACGTAGCGGCCCACGTAGGCATTGCCCTGCCGGCTTATTTCAATGACCACGTCCTGGTCCTCCATGAGCCAGGAACCAACGAAGGAGGGGGCCGGCGGTACCGCAACGGCCGGCGCAGAAACGGCGGCCGGGGCAGCCGCTAAAAAAAAGCTGAGAAACCAAACGATAAGGGTCATACCGGGAAATAGTGAGGGGTGAAACCAGGCAGGCTCCCCGGCCGGGGACCTGTTCTGCTGGCAAAGGACTTAACCGGTGCCCCCAGCCGCCGACATAATCTGCGCGAACGTTCCGAATTCGCCATTGAACCCGCCATAACGGGCATTGAGCTTGTGGGACTGGTGCCAGCCAGTGGGGGCGGTACCAACCGGCCGGGCCCATCCCAGGCTTGGGACGCGGGCCGGCGGGGCCGGCGATGAGGCTGCCCCCTCGATACCGACGCCGACGGCGTAGCCGACTACCAGGACAAGTGCCCCGACGTGAAGGGCCTGACCGCCCTGCAAGGCTGCCCCGATGCCGACGCCGACGGCGTGGCCGACAACGACGACCGCTGCCCCAACACCCCGGCCGGCGTGCGCGTGGACGCCACCGGCTGCCCGCTCGATGCCGACGGCGACAAAGTGCCCGACTACCTTGACAAGTGCCCCAACACCCCGGCCGGCGTGCAAGTAGATGCCACCGGCTGCCCGCTCGACCGCGATGGCGACGGCGTGCCCGACTACCAGGACCGCTGCCCCGGCCGCCCCGGCCCCGCCAGCAACAAAGGGTGCCCCGAGATTAAGGTGGAGCAGAAGAAAATCCTCAACGAGGCCACCAAGTACATCAACTTCGACTACAACAAGTCGACCCTGAAGCCTTCCTCCTACCCGCGCCTCGACCAGATGGTGGCCATTCTCAACGAGTACACCGATTACAGCCTCAGCATTGCCGGCCACACCGACAGCAAGGGCGACGACAACTACAACCTGAAGCTGAGCTACGAGCGCGCCGCCGCCCGGGCTTACATGCTCAGCAAAGGCATCCCCGCCGACCGCATCGAGGCCCGCGGCTACGGCGAAAGCAAGCCCATTGCCGACAACGCCACGGCCGCTGGCCAGGCCCTGAACCGCCGCGTTGATTTCGACGCCTACCTGACCGGTGAAGCCAACTCGGCCGAAGTGAAGTACGGCCCGGCGCCCACGGTAGCCCAACTGCTGCAGCAGGCCAAAACCTCGCCGGCCAAAGCGACCCCGGCCAAGAAGGCCCCGGCCAAGGAAAAGCCGGCCGCTAAAAAAGCCCCGGTCCGGCGCTAAGCGCCAGCGCAATTACCAGCGCCTTTTAAGCCCCGCCTGCCCTGCCAACCCTGGCGCGCCGGTGGGGCTTTTGCGTTTCGCTCTTTCGGGGTGGTTGCCGGGCTACGCGCCGCACTAGGCGGACCTGCGGCGGCCACTTTCTGGCGCTTTGCCCCAGCGGGCCCGATGATTTCCCGCTTTAAAGCCGGAATGATTCGCTGCCCATAATGGCACGTTCAAAACCCTTCTGCGCCCATTCGCTCACTTTCTGCGTGCCGGACTGCGGGGCCCATGGTTGCTTTGTAAATCCCGACTCCGCGAACACATCCGGGCGGTGACGTTTGACGGGGCACGGGTCACTTGGTTACTCCCCGGCTGGACTGTTCCGCGCTCAAGGGCCGCCGAAGCATTTCGTGTTTGCTGTTTAACCAACGGCCAGACGGCGTCTTGTGGTGGACAAGCCCCTCCCCTGCCGGATGGCGGAACTCCTAATTACTTACCCAACTGCATTGTGATTTTTCAAGCCCTGTTAACGTTGCCAGGTACCATCCGGGGGGTATTGCTGTTGCCCGCGCTCTGGCTGACTGCTCTCGGGGCGACGGCCCAAAGCCCGGCATCCATCAGCCTGCCAGCGGGCATACCGCTCAAGCGCATTGGCTACGCCCCCTTGCCGGGAGTGGGCCGCCACCTGCTGCTGACCGTGGGCCAGCCCGGTGGGCACCCCCGCTGCACCCCACTCCTGGTGCAGGTGTATGATTCCACCCTGCACCTGCTGGGCCAGCACTCCGCCCAGCTGCGCGGTAAATGCACCTTAATCGAAACCAACCCAATCAAGGGCCAGTACTCGGCCG includes:
- a CDS encoding DUF2147 domain-containing protein — encoded protein: MTLIVWFLSFFLAAAPAAVSAPAVAVPPAPSFVGSWLMEDQDVVIEISRQGNAYVGRYVAFRKSASDPKKKALLNTYLLKDLKPDGDELSGVVLDPKSGKDYKTTLSLTGPKTLEMRVKAMGMTAHKETWTRQAGNN
- a CDS encoding OmpA family protein — its product is MKGLTALQGCPDADADGVADNDDRCPNTPAGVRVDATGCPLDADGDKVPDYLDKCPNTPAGVQVDATGCPLDRDGDGVPDYQDRCPGRPGPASNKGCPEIKVEQKKILNEATKYINFDYNKSTLKPSSYPRLDQMVAILNEYTDYSLSIAGHTDSKGDDNYNLKLSYERAAARAYMLSKGIPADRIEARGYGESKPIADNATAAGQALNRRVDFDAYLTGEANSAEVKYGPAPTVAQLLQQAKTSPAKATPAKKAPAKEKPAAKKAPVRR